DNA from Luteolibacter yonseiensis:
GGTTTCCTCCCTCCTCCTTCTCGAATTCCGCCAGTCAATCCGCTTCCAAATGCGGCTTTTTTCAAAGGATCGCAGCAAGGGATTTTCAAAAAACGAAGGCAGCGCGATGCTTCGCGACCTGCAATCCGACCTCGCGCACGGTGTGCTGGAAATGATTTCCCCGGACTGGGCGGATGTGCATCGCATTGCCGAAGAACTCAGCGGCAGACACACTGAAGCCCACGGCCACCGCTTCGCGGACATTCTGCATGTGGCCACGGCCCTGCATTTCGGTGTGGCAACGTTTTTCACCTTCGACGCGAATCAGAAGCGCCTTGCGGAGGCTG
Protein-coding regions in this window:
- a CDS encoding PIN domain-containing protein, which gives rise to MNVYPDTSFVCSLYRLQHTSQRAIELRADLVVPLPVSSLLLLEFRQSIRFQMRLFSKDRSKGFSKNEGSAMLRDLQSDLAHGVLEMISPDWADVHRIAEELSGRHTEAHGHRFADILHVATALHFGVATFFTFDANQKRLAEAEGMLVPV